A stretch of DNA from Rathayibacter sp. VKM Ac-2762:
AGAAGGTGAGTCGGAACTTGCCGACCTGCACCTCGGAGCCGTCGGTGAGGATCGCGGACTCGATCCGGACCCCGTCGAAGTAGGTGCCGTTCAGGGAGCCGAGGTCGTGGACCTCGAACGCCGTGCCCCGGCGGACGAACTCGGCGTGCCGGCGCGAGACCGTGACGTCGTCGAGGAAGATGCCCGCATCGGGGTGACGGCCGACCGTCGTGGAGTCGGTGTCGAGGAGGAAGCGGGCGCCGGTGTTCGGTCCGCGCCGCACGACCAGCAGCGCGGATCCCGAGGGCAGAGCGCCGACGGCCTCGGCCTCCTCGCGCGACGCGCGGTTGTCGAGAGCGGCGAGCTGGGCGCCGATGTCGTCGGTGAACGTCAGAGTCGTCTCCGTCGACGGCTCACCGGGAACGGAATTGTGCTGGGCGGATGATGCTCCACCGACGGGCTCGACCAAGACGTACCTCCTATCAGGTCAGCGTATCCGAATCGTGACCCTCGTCGGACCCCTGAGCACCTGTGCGGACCCCCAGGACGAGGTCCCGCGTCTGGACGGCGTAGACGATCCCGGCCCACCAGTAGAGGAACGCGCCCCACAGCGCGAAGGCCCAGGCGATGGGGAGCGAGGCGGGCGCGAGGGCCGGGAACGCCTGCCCCAGCATGATCAGCGGGAGCGCGTAGAAGAGGCAGAAGGTCGCGAATTTCCCCAGGTGGTGCACGGGAAGCGGTCCGTAGCCGTTGTTCGCCAGGACGACCGCCAGGACCACGAGCATCAGGTCGCGGGCGAGCAGCACGGCGACCAGCCACCAGGGCACCAGTCCGCGGGCCGCGAGGCCCAGGACGGTGGCGAAGATGTAGAGGCGGTCGGCGGCCGGATCGAGGACGCGGCCGAGGCGCGTCATCTGGTCGAAGCGGCGCGCGATCCAGCCGTCGAGGTAGTCGGTGAGGCTCGAGACGACGAGGGTCAGGAGCGCGAGCGCGTCCTCGCCGAGGACCACGAGCACGAGGAACACCGGCACCAGCGCGAGACGCACCATGCTGAGGACGTTCGGGACCGTCCAGATCCGGTCCTCACCGGTGCTCGCCATGCGCCCAGCCTAGGCGGGGCGCACGGCGGCGTGGTCAGCGCTTGTCGCGCCAGACCCGCTCGAACGGCAGGCGCCAGGCGTGCGGCGCGATCAGCTGGTGGATCGCGTTCGGCCCCCAGGAGCCGGGCGCGTAGAGACGGACGGGCGGCGGATCCTGCAGGAGCGGCGCGGAGACCTCCCAGAGCCGCTCGATGCCCTCCGCGGTGGTGAACAGCGTGTGGTCTCCGCGCATCGCGTCGAGGATCAGGCGCTCGTAGGCCTCGAGCGCGTCGCCCGCGCGGTCGGTCTCCTGGAGCGCGAACTGCATGCTCAGCTTGTCGAGCCGCATGCCGGGACCGGGGCGCTTCCCGTAGAACGAGAGCGAGACCTTCGAGGCGTCCGCCAGGTCGAAGGTGAGGTGGTCCGGGCCGTGGGCACCGACTCCGGAGCCCTGCGGGAACATGCTCTTCGGGGGCTCGCGGAACGCGATCGAGATGATGCGCTGACCCTCGGCCATCCGCTTGCCGGTGCGGAGGTAGAACGGCACTCCCGCCCAGCGCCAGTTGTCGATCTCGCACTTCAGCGCGACGAAGGTGTCGGTCTCGGAGTCGGCGGCGACGCCCGGCTCGTCGCGGTAGCCGATGTACTGGCCGCGCACCACGTTCTCGGGGTTGAGCGGACGCATCGAGCGGAAGACCTTGTTCTTCTCCTCGCTGATGGCCTGGGGCTCCAGCGCGGTCGGCGGCTCCATGGCCATGAACGCCAGCACCTGGAAGAGGTGGGTGACGACCATGTCCTTATAGGCGCCGGTGGACTCGTAGAACTCGGCGCGACGGTCGAGCGTGAGGCGCTCGGGGATGTCGATCTGGACGTGATCGATGAAGTTGCGGTTCCAGATGGGCTCGAAGAGGCCGTTGGCGAAGCGGAAGGCCAGGATGTTCTGCGCCGGCTCCTTGCCGAGGAAGTGGTCGATCCGGAAGATCTGCTCCTCGCTGAAGGTCTCGTGGAGCTCCGCGTTGAGGACGACCGCGCTCTCGAGGTCGACGCCGAACGGCTTCTCCATGATGATCCGCGAGCGCTCGACCAGCCCGGCCTCGGCGAGCATCCGCACGACGGAGAGAGCTGCCCTGGGCGGGACGCTGAGGTAGTGCAGCCGGCTCACGTCCGGGCCGAGGACCGCCTCGGCGTCGGTCACGGCGGCGGCCAGCGCGGCCGGGCCGGCGGACTGCGGGACGTAGCGGAGCTTGGACGCGAACTCGTCCCACTGCGCCGGCGTCAGGGAGCGGCTCCCGAACTCGTCGTAGGCCAGCTTCGCGAAGGCGCGGAACGAGGCGTCGTCGTGCTCCTCGAGCGAGGTGCCGACGATCTGCAGGTCCGGTGCGAGGGAGGAGAGCGCGAGGTGGGCCATCCCCGGGATGAGCTTGCGCCGGGCCAGGTCGCCGACGGCGCCGAACAGCACGACGACATGGGGTGCCGCCTGCTCGGTCTGGACGGCGGGAGCGGGGGGTGCGGTTGTCACGGTCACCCCTCGATCATTCCAGTTCGGATCGTGACGCAGGCGTCATGTGCTCGATACGCACCGCCGCTAAGGTCTCTCCCGTGCCTCCGTTCTCCGACGCGTCCGCCGCGACCGCAGCACCCGCCTCCGCCACCGCCCCCTCCTCCGCCGACGGGACGACCGCACCTCCGCTCGACGAGAGGATCCGCGCCGACGTCCACCTGCTGGGCGAGCTGCTCGGCCAGGTGCTCCGCGAGTCGGGCGAGCCCTCCCTCTACGAGGACGTGGAGCGCCTGCGCGCGCTCACGATCAGCGCCTACGACAGCGGCGACGCGGCCGGGACCGCGGAGGCGGAGGAGTTCGTCGCCTCGCTCACGCTCGAGCGCGCCGAGGAGGTCGCC
This window harbors:
- the zwf gene encoding glucose-6-phosphate dehydrogenase encodes the protein MTTAPPAPAVQTEQAAPHVVVLFGAVGDLARRKLIPGMAHLALSSLAPDLQIVGTSLEEHDDASFRAFAKLAYDEFGSRSLTPAQWDEFASKLRYVPQSAGPAALAAAVTDAEAVLGPDVSRLHYLSVPPRAALSVVRMLAEAGLVERSRIIMEKPFGVDLESAVVLNAELHETFSEEQIFRIDHFLGKEPAQNILAFRFANGLFEPIWNRNFIDHVQIDIPERLTLDRRAEFYESTGAYKDMVVTHLFQVLAFMAMEPPTALEPQAISEEKNKVFRSMRPLNPENVVRGQYIGYRDEPGVAADSETDTFVALKCEIDNWRWAGVPFYLRTGKRMAEGQRIISIAFREPPKSMFPQGSGVGAHGPDHLTFDLADASKVSLSFYGKRPGPGMRLDKLSMQFALQETDRAGDALEAYERLILDAMRGDHTLFTTAEGIERLWEVSAPLLQDPPPVRLYAPGSWGPNAIHQLIAPHAWRLPFERVWRDKR
- a CDS encoding FHA domain-containing protein codes for the protein MTFTDDIGAQLAALDNRASREEAEAVGALPSGSALLVVRRGPNTGARFLLDTDSTTVGRHPDAGIFLDDVTVSRRHAEFVRRGTAFEVHDLGSLNGTYFDGVRIESAILTDGSEVQVGKFRLTFYASRADLVAAPDA
- a CDS encoding CDP-alcohol phosphatidyltransferase family protein; the protein is MASTGEDRIWTVPNVLSMVRLALVPVFLVLVVLGEDALALLTLVVSSLTDYLDGWIARRFDQMTRLGRVLDPAADRLYIFATVLGLAARGLVPWWLVAVLLARDLMLVVLAVVLANNGYGPLPVHHLGKFATFCLFYALPLIMLGQAFPALAPASLPIAWAFALWGAFLYWWAGIVYAVQTRDLVLGVRTGAQGSDEGHDSDTLT